A segment of the Triticum urartu cultivar G1812 chromosome 1, Tu2.1, whole genome shotgun sequence genome:
TGAAATAAAATTATTGTTATTGTGGTACACAAAAGTAACAGCTACCTACTTAATCAAGTTTTGTGACATCGCAAAcaaaaattaaaaataaattGCGAGGAACATTACCGCAGGCCAGGTCAGTGTGGTGAATGTTGACATCCTTGGAGTTTTGCAGGTGTATTCCATCCGTGTTGGGGCTATTCTCAGGGGACGAGATGGTCAGATTATGAACCATGACTCCCTGACAGCTATCGAACTTCAGATGGCACTGCGGGCTGTTGATGATGCTGATACCAGTTACTCTGACATTGGAACTGCCATAAAACCTTAGCGCCTGCATAGCAGAGTACGCAACCACTCGCTACTTAATTTGGTCTGATATGCAACTTCAAAGATATTCAAGTTCTGCAATAGTGACTTAATAATATGCTTACCGTGGGTTTAATCTGTGGCATTTTCTCCAGCTCCTGATCAGTGTACTGTTGGAAGCATCCAAAGTAAGCAATTAAAATTTGTCTACTTTTGATTGGTTTATTAAGTAAGGAAGCTGTTAGATGGTCAGGCCTTACTGAGtccatatcatcatcatcatcatctgaATCTGAATAGGTCCACCATTCTTTACCCTGACCATTTATGACACCACTGCCTTGAATTGATATCCCGTTTAGTTTCGTGAACTCGAGCCATTGAAGCAAACCGGAGCCCCACGCTCTCGCGCCAATTTTAGCCGAAATGGTTCCATCCAGCTACAAAATGAAAACACGGCATTTAAAACCAACACTGCTTATTTAGTTTGTTGTTGCATAACTAGCATGCCGATTGGAATGTAGCCAAGGAATCTGGATAGGGCATATTGTACAGCTTCAGAGTTTCAGTTACAACCTCCAAACAGAATATTTTGGTTGAGTTGAATGTCTATCTATACTTTGGTAAGCGTGCAAAGAGCATCAAACAACAACCATGTCTGTCGAGAATGCTCTGGTGCATAGTGTACATAGTTGCCGACTTCCTTTAAGTAATGGAAGACTTATTTCTGGTGTGTATATATGCTTTGGGATTAGGAGTAATGTTACCTGGAATATAGTGTTAGGCTTGCAGTTAGGGCCCGAAAATGAGATTGGGCCAACAAGGAACTCGAGTTCAGGTGGTACAAGAACCGTCGATGCCTCCACCTTGCATGCTGCTGCCCATGCTGCTTCAAAAGCCTGCAATATATAGATAGTAATCAAGTTCAACCTTTGTCGGGAAAGGAAAGGATACTGCAGTGTGTCATCATATCATAGCATGCATGGTGATACCAACTGTATAGCTCAGATTTCAAGTGCAGTCCATTGCATTAACTGTTTACTGAACACTGCTATGCTATTGTGATCAGTACATGGGTGCAAGACATAACTCTTTTGCCCTAAAAGAAAATATATAAGGAAAAAAAGCATATTTACTTAGAAGATTCTAAGTTTGCGTTGATTGAAAAATTAGGGTAATTCCTCAGTGAGAACCCATAGTATAATCTAATATGGTGTTTAAGTTTCTCAATTCTCTTTAAAAAAACAAGAAAACAACCGAGAACCGACAAAAAGAACCAATAACTCTACCAAATTTGAGGATTGTCATATTCTTAGGGAACCGCAAAACTTGAGTTGTTATGTCCTTTCCAGcacatattatttttcctggcgAATATGAAATGTCTTGCAAGAATGCAATTGCTATAGGAAGCTTGTACTACAATTTGGTAGAGTTATTAAATACAGCACTAGAATCCAGCATGATGAGTAAAGACATATGCCCAATCACGTGAGAAAAGAACAATGTAAACATGAAGACAAATCAAGGTTGTTGCATTATACACACTTTTTGTCCTGGCCGAAATATTCTTCCAGCTCCCGATTACACATTATACGCACATTATGTGCAGCTTACTAAAAAGTAGTAATGTGATTGTGCAATCACGGGGGATTATTGTTTTAAAAGACTAATTTTGGCAACCATGTCCCTGCAGCATACTAACTTGAAAAATGTACTTTCAGGTGCAAATGTTCTTTACTTGGGAGCAGAGTATTTTCAGAGGCAGTGCTGATGGTTACCTGGGTATCATCCGTAACTCCGTCACCCCGTGCTCCGAAAGCAACCACGCTGAACACCGTGCCCTGCGATGGCGCTTccggtggcggcgacggcggtgcttgtggtggtggtggagacGGCGACGCGTGGCCATTACCACCACCTGGACTAGGTGGTGCCGGCATTGCAGGACTCTGGTGCCCTTTGCCGTACTGCCTGTGGCTGTGGGGAGGGGAGCCGCCGCCGTTCTTCCCTTTCCCTTTCCTTGTGAACATGGTGGTGGAGGGTCCCCTGTTCTGCCTCCAGTGCTTGCCACTCCTCGCGTCGCAGAAGCCGACGCCGGAGCTCAGAGCAAGCGACACGACGAGCAGCAGGACGGCGAGACCTTTGCTCATCTCTGCGTCTGCAGCTTCGTACCGACCAGTATCCTTATCCTGTTCTTAGATGATGGCGGTGTCCAGACAGACTGTGTATGCGGCTTTGAGCCTGGGGAGGGAAAGTGGAGGGGTTTAAATAGCCAGCTCCATGGAGACGCCATGGATACTTGTTCGAGGCTGGGACAGAGAATGGAGATAAATGGAAGGGGTTCTGGTTCTGGTAGGTGCCCCCCTGAGTCACGTGCATGCGTGGGCGGCATATTTTTTTCTCGAATATGCACAAGTGTGCATATCATATATTATAGAAGAAAAAGGCTAAGTACGGCATATGAATGGATGGATGAACTGCAACCTTGCAACTGCACAGAGCTTCTTTTTTTTTCATGATGTGCTGCTTTTGTTCTTTCCGTGAGAATCGGTTGGAGTGGAGGAATTGCGCTCCATTATCCAGAAAGAAATATGTTAGATCGATAATGTAGCTTATACCTGTACTAATGGCTCACGGTCACGGGGCAGGAAGGTGGCATCCAATCATTTGTACCCCACCCTGCTAATTATATCTTCAAATGGGCTTTCTTGTTTTTTCATCATTTTGCTGTATCTCTTGCAACTTTAGCGCTCGTTTTTTGAGTCGCAATTTGTATCCCTGTTTTATCTTCAGACTTTGGTATGTGTGATCGGCCTTGTTGGCTTTATTAATTCATTTACTATAAAGTTGGATGCTGCCTGTGCCTGTTCCTAAAAATAATAATCATTTGTACCTAATCGACCCGTTTGCCACTAGTAGTTTAGTGCAGAGACAGAATGAGTATGCATGCATGGTGATTGAATCTAATCTCGTCTGCTGTCATCGTGTGTGTCAGGGTATTCTTTGGAGCACTTGCAACAATGTGACCACAAGTTCGGTTCGGTATATATGGTGCTTAACTATGTGTGGATCCACATTGTTTTCATGCATGCTTCCTGTGCTGTGTGGGAAATGACCCGTGAATCTCTTCACTGCCGCTGTTCTCCAGGTACCTACCTACCCGAGCAATGATCATGGCATATCCCTCGCTGCATTCAATTCCTTGGTTTGGTTCTACAAATGCTACGCAGGAATCATAAATGCAAAAAGGAAGTTCATTAGGATCTCCATGTCGTTTTTGCAGGTCCACTGGTCCCTAGGAAAATGACACGACCTTCGGATAAAATTTCCAAACATAATTTGAATTTGTCggtttatatatgaaatatgTGGGCATATATAATAGTAACACAGAAACCGTCTTATCTCAACGATGAGCATGCATGCTTTACTCCCAGCCACGAGGTCGGGTGTTTGATCCTCCACCCTCTCTCCCGCTCAATCATTTTAGCTACGGAAACTCCAAACATAACTTGAATTTAAATTTCACTTATTGTCCATGAAGTAGAATTTTGCGACAAAATTTCCAAATGAAATTTCAATTCATTTTCTCATGTTGTATTAAGTATGTGAACCTTAGATAATGACAAAAATATATTTTTGTCTCAATGTTGGGTGTGCTTTACCCCAATCCACGAGGCAAAGGGTTCGATCCCTGATGTTTTGCAAGTGTACAATGTTGAGTTGTAGCCTTTTCGAATTAAGAGTACCGATCCCACAGAGAGCTTAGGAAATGGTATTTGCCTCCTGTAGAAGTTTAAAGGAATTGACATGCAAGTTAAATGCGGTCCGAAGCAAAAGCGGTGCGGAGGAGGGAATGCCGCAAGAGTGTTTTGACAATAATTAAAGTGCGTAGAATTAAAATAAAGAACAAGAGAGTGAAGAAAAGCGATGGAAAACTGCAATAGGGTTAAAGCGTTAACAGGGAGTTTGGATTCACCACTAATATGTATGTTACTTAATTATTATGTGAATGCATAATTCTAGGTTCACATAATTAATCCATTTAATCAACAGTGGCATGCTTTACTCCCAACTATGATCTCAATGGCTTGATCCCGTATCCTCACTCCCTCTTAATCATTTTTTGTGGCAAATTTTCGAAATGTAATTTGAATTTACCATGTTGTGCAGGGTTTTGTGAAAATTTTAGATTAATATTTATTTGTTGTATATTAAGTATGTGATTCTTAGATTGCATGtcttttggttttctttttttcttttttttatgaaaaaagttcatcaaaacctATTAACATGTGATCTGGTGCAAAGACCTCGATGATAGAAATCCAATAGTCAAAACGGTTCGGGTCCAGGAGATAATATGATACGATTAAACAAATCtatgaaaaaagaaaaaaaaacttcCAGGTTACTACACCTGTCGTTcggccactgacatgtgggacaagTTCTAAGGAGGCCCACGTGTCAGTGGTCGAACGGCACCCTCCGTATGGTACGACATCCTCGTCCAAAGGTGGGGAGTGAACTTTGCAAGGACACTGTAGCAACATAGCATACTGTAGTGAACGGGCACTGTAGTACGTTTTttgtttgatttttttattttaaaaaattttataaaagaaaaatatttttgaaactcAAAGTTTTTTAAATATATATTTTTGAAAACCAGAAACGTTTTTTTAAAATtccaaacattttttgaaaatatGAACACTTTTTGCAAAATACGATTTAGAAaaaccatgaacattttttaaattatGAACAACTTTTAAAAACACTAAGCTTTTTTTGAAACACATGACCGTTCCCACCACCTGGACTCGGTGGTGGTGTTGGCATTGCTGGACTCTGGTGCCCTCTGCCGTACTGCCTGTGGGAACGGGAGCCACCGCTCTccccttttccttttcctttccTTCTGAACATGGAGCTGGAGGAGGGGCCCCTGTTCTGCCTCCAGTGCTTGAGGCTCCTCGCTTCGCAGAGGCCGACACCGGAGCTTAGAGCGAGCGAGATGAGGAGGAGCAGGACGGCAAGACCTTTACTCATCTCTGTGTCCGCAGCTTCGTAGCGATCTTCTGCTCGTACTTGGTAGACGATGGCAGTGTCCCACTGTCCCTGTGTGCTTGGCACGGGGAAGAAGACAGGCAGGGGATAGAGAAGAGACTATGTGGCTTGGAGTTTGAGGAGGGAAAGAGCAGGGGtttaaggcctcctttggtttggaggaatCTTATAGGATTTCTAGAGGATAGGATTTTTGTAGAAAAAATTCCTATaaagccctttggtttgtaggaatggattcctattcttacataggataggaatcaatccttcatatttcaaaggaaaaaaaacattagcctagacttaATGAAAAAAATCATATTCTATGAATCAAGTGACATCTCTTTTCTTATAGGAAGTGAGATGCATGCCacctcacttcctatgattttcttATTTCTATGATATttctatcctatgaaccaaatgaggcctaAATGGCCAGCGCCATGGATGCTTTTTTGGTCTCTTGGAGGCGGCAGCAGACAATGGAAGGGGTTCTGGTTCTGGTAGGTGCCACCCTGAGTCACGTGCATGCGTGGGCGGCATATGAATGAATGGATGAACTGCAACCTTGCAACTGCACAGAGCTTTTTTTTTCATGATGTGCTGCTTTTGTTCTTTCCGTGAGAATTGGTTGGAGGAATTGTCGTCCATTATCCAGGAAGAAATGTGCCAGATTGATGATGTTGCCCACCTGTGctaatgtgactaatgagttagtcaagAGATGATGCATCCAATCC
Coding sequences within it:
- the LOC125530732 gene encoding polygalacturonase At1g48100-like isoform X1; translated protein: MSKGLAVLLLVVSLALSSGVGFCDARSGKHWRQNRGPSTTMFTRKGKGKNGGGSPPHSHRQYGKGHQSPAMPAPPSPGGGNGHASPSPPPPQAPPSPPPEAPSQGTVFSVVAFGARGDGVTDDTQAFEAAWAAACKVEASTVLVPPELEFLVGPISFSGPNCKPNTIFQLDGTISAKIGARAWGSGLLQWLEFTKLNGISIQGSGVINGQGKEWWTYSDSDDDDDDMDSVRPDHLTASLLNKPIKSRQILIAYFGCFQQYTDQELEKMPQIKPTALRFYGSSNVRVTGISIINSPQCHLKFDSCQGVMVHNLTISSPENSPNTDGIHLQNSKDVNIHHTDLACGDDCISIQTGCSDVNIHNVNCGPGHGISIGGLGRYNTKACVSNITVRDVNMFKTMTGVRIKTWQGGSGLVQGIRFSNIHMSEVQTPIMIDQFYCDKTSCTNQSSAVAVSGVQYENIRGTFTIKPAHFACSDSSPCSEITLTGIQLRPLIVPQYHTCSSPFCWQAFGELYTPTIPPISCLQLGKPAGNRVLSDHDQC
- the LOC125530732 gene encoding polygalacturonase At1g48100-like isoform X2, producing MSKGLAVLLLVVSLALSSGVGFCDARSGKHWRQNRGPSTTMFTRKGKGKNGGGSPPHSHRQYGKGHQSPAMPAPPSPGGGNGHASPSPPPPQAPPSPPPEAPSQGTVFSVVAFGARGDGVTDDTQAFEAAWAAACKVEASTVLVPPELEFLVGPISFSGPNCKPNTIFQLDGTISAKIGARAWGSGLLQWLEFTKLNGISIQGSGVINGQGKEWWTYSDSDDDDDDMDSYTDQELEKMPQIKPTALRFYGSSNVRVTGISIINSPQCHLKFDSCQGVMVHNLTISSPENSPNTDGIHLQNSKDVNIHHTDLACGDDCISIQTGCSDVNIHNVNCGPGHGISIGGLGRYNTKACVSNITVRDVNMFKTMTGVRIKTWQGGSGLVQGIRFSNIHMSEVQTPIMIDQFYCDKTSCTNQSSAVAVSGVQYENIRGTFTIKPAHFACSDSSPCSEITLTGIQLRPLIVPQYHTCSSPFCWQAFGELYTPTIPPISCLQLGKPAGNRVLSDHDQC